TACAGCGCCTTCTACCGCTCATCGCCCTGGGTGACGGTGTTGCCCAACGGCACCTACCCCCAAACCAAATGGGCCTGGGGCACCAACCGCTGCTTTATTGGCCTCGAAACCGATGCCCGCACCGGGCGCGTGATCGTCATGTCTGCCATCGACAACCTGATGAAGGGCCAGGCCTCCCAGGCGGTGCAGTGCTTCAACTTAATGATGGGCCTGGAGGAAGGGCTGGGGTTGCCGACGACAACATTTTACCCCTAGGGAAGGGGCGAGCGGGTGGAGAATAGCTGGAGCGCTCGACCCCGTAGCACCCCCCGTAAACCAGTCACCCGTAACCCCAAGCAGCCTACTCACCCACCTACCCACTGCCCTAATCCGTCCAGACCACCTGCCGCTCTGACCTAGAGCGATAGCCGGTCTGTTCTTGAATCACTCGGCCCGACTGGGTTGGGTCGAAGTAGCGGTCAAAGTCGGCGCGCAGGCGGGTGTGGGTGACTTCGGCCTGGTCAAGCTCCAGACGCACCGCCTCTAGCTGCTGTACCTGAGTTTGAAGATGGGGCACCAAACGCCCCAGCGATAGAGCCGCCACCAGCACTAAAAAACTATTCATCCCCAGCCGAGCGCCCAGCTCGAAGACGGGGGTATGGCGAGCCAGCCGCCGCCACGGGTCTGGCCGCCGCCGTCGCCGCTGAACGGACAGTCGAGTTGCAGAAGACGTCGGCAGCGGGCCACGGGAACGGGAACGGTGCATGGGGTAGGTGCTTTAGGCTGGCTCTTATTATGCCTGAGAATACCGAGAATAAACCCCGTCCGGCCCCAGAAGTGAGCGCTTTATTCCGGGACAGCAACAGATTTCCATCTCCCTACAGAAATAGTCGTTTGAACTGTCTTTAAATACCTAAGCATTACGAAAAATCCGGAGTTGAGTTTGGGGTTAAGGCATAATGAAGCTAATGGATTTCCTGCCCCATGCCTCGAAGAATCTTTATTGGCGACATTCACGGTCACTTCGACGGCCTCAGACGGCTGTGGGATGCGATCGCCCCTGAGCCCGACGATAAAATTTACTGCGTCGGCGACCTGATCGATCGCGGCCCCAAGAGCGCTGACGTGGTCGATTTTGTGCGCCGCAACGCCGCTGGCTGCGTGCGGGGCAACCACGAGCAGCTCATTCTCGACACTTTTGTGGACGGCAAAATCAACCCCCCTACCCTCCAGGGCTGGATCTTTAGCGGCGGCCAGGCCACCCTCACCAGCTACCACGGGGCCGCCGCCACCCTCGAAGACCACCTCGACTGGCTGCGCCAGCTGCCCCTCTTCATCGACCTTGGCGATCTGTGGCTGGTGCACGCCGGGGTCAACCCTATGCTGCCCATCGCCGAGCAGAGCAGCTACGAAATGTGCTGGATTCGCGAAACCTTCCACAGCAGCCTGACGCCCTTTTTCTCTGACAAGCTGATCATCACCGGCCACACCATCACCTTCACGTTTCCTGGGGTAGACCCCGGCCAGATTGTCGCCGGGCGCGGCTGGCTCGATATCGATACCGGCGTCTACCACCCCCGCAGCGGCTGGCTCACCGCCCTCGACTGGGACAACCAGACCGTCTACCAGGTGAACGTATTTGAGCCGATCGAACGGGTGCGCTCCTGCGCCGAGGCGATCGCTTACCTCGATCCCACGCTGATCAAAAAACGCCCCCGCGACCTGCTCAGCCGCGCCGTGCATTAGGCAGGCTGGCCTACGGAGGCCGACCGATCCAGCCCGTTCTGCTCGGCTCGGTCGGGCACTGGCTGGGGGCCCTAGGTTTTACAGCACATCCAAACTGGGCAGGTCGGCCTCGGTGGTAATACAGTGCCACAGGTAGACAGCCAGGCCCAGATCCCCCGTCCACAGGCTGTAGCGACCTAGGCCGTAGCGCTCTTTCGCGCGCTGGTATTGACCGATGGCATGCATAGCAAACTGGCGCGATCGCTCGAGCCAGCGCTGATCTCCGGTACGGTTGAACAGCTTCAAAAAGGTATAGCCGTTGCCAGCGGTGCCGTGGCACAGGTTGGGGCCTTTCTTCAGCGGCCCGGCCTGCCAGGTCAGCTCCCCCGCTTGCCGCAGTAGGGTCTCCAACGGCTCCGATCGCCCCACCGGATAGGTTTGGGCCAGGCTGGTCACCATTCCCGGCGCACCGTGGCACCACTGCACCAGCATGCGGTTGAGCAGCCAGTTGCGGGTCACCCTAGGGTACCAGTTGGCGAGGTTGTCCTGACGGTGGGCGGTGTTGAGCAGCATTTGGGCGGTGCGCTGGTAGAGTGTCTGGCGCTGGTTCTCTGAGAGCCAGTCGGCACCCCGCAGCAGGGCATAGAGGTTGCCCGCATAGCCGTGGGCAGGGCCAGTCATTTGGCTAATGGAGCCGTAGAGATCCTGAGTCCAGAGGTGGCAGTCCCAGGCGGGGGCATAGTGCCACTGTTGCCAGAGGTAATCGACGTTGCGGCGGTAGAGATCGACCCAGCGGTCTTCCCCGGTCCACTGCGCCATCCCGAGGGCGGCCAGCATAGTACCAGGGGCCGCCCACAGCGCTTCATGGGTAGGATTGGCGATGTTGGCCTCGACCTGATCAAAAATGGTTTGGGCGATGGCAACCCCAGGACACAGCCGCCAGTGCACCAGCGCAACCCCCACTTCTCCGAGAAAAAAAGACGGCACCACGCTGCCCGTATCGGGAGCTTGCCGGTAGGTCTCGTGGATAGCGGTTACGATGGCGGGCAGGTCGAGGTCGAGGGCAATGGCCTGGGCCAGATGCAGGTAGTGCAGCGCCCAAACCACCCCCGCTGCCCCGGCGTACAGTGTCATGTAGGCGGGCACGGGCGGCGGGAAGTCTCGATCGAGGGGATGGATGGGCCAGTGAGCCTGCTCACTCCACTGGTGCTGGGTGTCGTGGGCGATCGCGGCGATCGCCGCGCGTACCTGAGACTCATTCCAGGGAGGTGCAGCTAGGGTTTCGTGGCGCTTGGGCTGGTAGAGCATAGCGGATTGCCGCGAAGGGGTTTCTGAGCAAGACTAATTCATTTAAAAAGCTTGACAGCCCCCCTAGAGCGCTACCGGGCCTGCAACACTCCCCTAAAGCTAGAGCCCACGATGCGGGGCTGTCCGTCCTGCATTTGTACGGTGAAACTGCGCTGCTCGCGCTGGGTGGAGCCGTCGGGGTAAACGTAGGTGTTCTCGCCCAAAAATTCTACGGTGTCGGCGGTTTGCCCCGTCACCCGCAGATTTTCGACCGAGACGCGATCGAACTGGGCAAAAAAGCCGGGGTCAAACTGCTGGGCCAACGAGCCGCCAAACTGCGATCGCGCTGCATCCCAGGCTTGATTAGACACGTGGCTGTACAGAGCGCTCACCGTGGCTTGGGCGGCCTCGGGCGTCAGCTCGCCGCTGGCTTGTGGAGAGGGGGCGGCAGGAGCCTCAGCCGCCACAGCGGGTTCTGGGGAGGCAGTGACCTCGGGCTCTGGGGCCGCTGGGGGCGCAGACTCGACCACCGGGGCGTCGTCGTCGGGGGGCGGAGTCGTCGCTTCCGGCTGCGGCTCAGGCTCAGCGGTGGGAGGCACGTCATCCGCCGGAGTTGTTGCCACAGAAGGGGCCCCAGAAGGTGCTACAGAAGGGGTTTCGGCCTCGGGGGCAGAGACCAGACGCCACATCTGCCAGCCGAGCAGGGCGGCAACCGCCACCGCTGCCCCCGCTACCGGCGGCAGCCAGGCAGGCAGGGGCGATGGTGCTCGCCTTGGTGCTCGCCGCCGGGCCGAGGGCTGGGTGGCGGTGAGCTGGGTGCGATCGCGGCGGCGGCCGACCGCCACGGTGGGGTTGGCCTGGGTGGCTGGGGGAGACTGACCAGGGGGTGCGATCGCCCCGGGTACGTACCGGCTCAAGTTTGGCGGCAGCCGTCTCAGGGCTGCTAAAGCCTCGGTTGCCGTGGTGTAGCGGGTGCGAAAGTCGTAGCGCACCATGGCATCGAGCACCTCCAGCAGCGCCGGGGTGGCCCCCGGCGCAAAGCGCTGCCAGTCTAGCTCGCCGCTCTGGGGGTCAGGGTGTAGCTGGGTTGGGTCATAGCCCGTCAGCGCCTGAATGCCTAAAATGCCGACGGCATAGATATCGCTGCTGAACTGGGGCCGCCCAGACACCTGCTCACTGGGCATATAGCCCTGGGTGCCGATGGCGATGGTGTGGCTGAGGCCCGACCGCAGAGCAGTAGCCTGGGCGCTGACCTGTTTGACCGCGCCAAAATCGATCAGCACAATGCGGTTGTCGCCAGCGCGGCGAATTAAGTTCGAGGGTTTGAGGTCGCGGTGAATGACACCGTGGTGGTGCACAAAGGCCAAAATTCCCAGCAGGTCGCCCAGAAATGCGACCACCTGGGCCTCGCTCCAGGGAGCGCCCAGTTCCTCAGCCAGGGAATGGCCCTGAATAAA
Above is a window of Nodosilinea sp. PGN35 DNA encoding:
- a CDS encoding metallophosphoesterase, encoding MPRRIFIGDIHGHFDGLRRLWDAIAPEPDDKIYCVGDLIDRGPKSADVVDFVRRNAAGCVRGNHEQLILDTFVDGKINPPTLQGWIFSGGQATLTSYHGAAATLEDHLDWLRQLPLFIDLGDLWLVHAGVNPMLPIAEQSSYEMCWIRETFHSSLTPFFSDKLIITGHTITFTFPGVDPGQIVAGRGWLDIDTGVYHPRSGWLTALDWDNQTVYQVNVFEPIERVRSCAEAIAYLDPTLIKKRPRDLLSRAVH
- a CDS encoding LanC-like protein, whose protein sequence is MLYQPKRHETLAAPPWNESQVRAAIAAIAHDTQHQWSEQAHWPIHPLDRDFPPPVPAYMTLYAGAAGVVWALHYLHLAQAIALDLDLPAIVTAIHETYRQAPDTGSVVPSFFLGEVGVALVHWRLCPGVAIAQTIFDQVEANIANPTHEALWAAPGTMLAALGMAQWTGEDRWVDLYRRNVDYLWQQWHYAPAWDCHLWTQDLYGSISQMTGPAHGYAGNLYALLRGADWLSENQRQTLYQRTAQMLLNTAHRQDNLANWYPRVTRNWLLNRMLVQWCHGAPGMVTSLAQTYPVGRSEPLETLLRQAGELTWQAGPLKKGPNLCHGTAGNGYTFLKLFNRTGDQRWLERSRQFAMHAIGQYQRAKERYGLGRYSLWTGDLGLAVYLWHCITTEADLPSLDVL
- a CDS encoding serine/threonine-protein kinase, whose product is MTAFPNSQPESRPIGGRYRLIQPLGVGGFGQTFSAQDLHLPGHPLCVVKQLRPQVTTADELQVARRLFDTEAQTLYRLGAHPQIPGLLAHFEEDQEFYLAQEFIQGHSLAEELGAPWSEAQVVAFLGDLLGILAFVHHHGVIHRDLKPSNLIRRAGDNRIVLIDFGAVKQVSAQATALRSGLSHTIAIGTQGYMPSEQVSGRPQFSSDIYAVGILGIQALTGYDPTQLHPDPQSGELDWQRFAPGATPALLEVLDAMVRYDFRTRYTTATEALAALRRLPPNLSRYVPGAIAPPGQSPPATQANPTVAVGRRRDRTQLTATQPSARRRAPRRAPSPLPAWLPPVAGAAVAVAALLGWQMWRLVSAPEAETPSVAPSGAPSVATTPADDVPPTAEPEPQPEATTPPPDDDAPVVESAPPAAPEPEVTASPEPAVAAEAPAAPSPQASGELTPEAAQATVSALYSHVSNQAWDAARSQFGGSLAQQFDPGFFAQFDRVSVENLRVTGQTADTVEFLGENTYVYPDGSTQREQRSFTVQMQDGQPRIVGSSFRGVLQAR